A window of Lepidochelys kempii isolate rLepKem1 chromosome 1, rLepKem1.hap2, whole genome shotgun sequence contains these coding sequences:
- the AKAP3 gene encoding A-kinase anchor protein 3, with translation MTDNIDWLQSQNALCKVDRYTPGGEEEQNWTTDSAKFFKQAASDPLKVLSWLRKDLERCALGIQDVLKSTSKQKACENSREPSIGGQSIQMRNAPSPGGFSVYDEQFSMDVRSNSGSPDFHMEMKATSSQKEPKDIEGQLTSADTKQGVDEVSFYVNRLSNLVIAMARKEINDKTDGTDKCIHKSLFASLGEPGHKSTGVGTNEGKNNPSENSTHITMKETKYEENPSSKKKTFFYKEVDEQSSVRNEQSNERRSAHSENRSCHHKKRFGPDEFTNTLSKGILVYANNVVSDMMVSVMKTMKVEVNDSSIACVVLKKVILKHSKEVVSDLIDSCMKNLHNVTGTLMTDSDFVSAVKRSLFSQGSHKAAEIVQAMLNRLHSTLIVQKPAGDKSQSQSLAYASVKTGSRAADAKAQNLRFSATKTETVTKEKEKEITCAETVGNHIIKHGLTLWHQNQQKCNRCSKSQPSAREAESKPPENPHWSSEIQNMTKTSGDAWAKDLIVTALLLIQYHLIQQENAGKGTAEGGITNKAGTTSFGFLSHESHEKGGCSSFRPSSAKDQDASKQSDESGSQESELHKRNPENDMSSVILMLIRKLINETGCKIEGQQGNSMIDETNRNPGKTSEGHAFSEVEQSCEEAISGLTKIITDQFDISGKEGGSGQFVDSLVDTVTKLCLMIAKYSNPQSALAEIGDREDGTGSVDSKGTGTAEAGLGSGEDSASGRKVVVVNQNPSESLHNKQLQALLQWVAASQTNVPVLYFLDEDDEFLNKLQQLSSIAVEKGYSVGEVIQAVLKYEKEKQLGEALGNFVRLPVLDWLLNNL, from the exons ATGACTGATAACATTGACTGGTTACAGAGCCAAAATGCACTCTGTAAAGTGGATCGCTATACTCCAGGAGGCGAAGAAGAACAGAACTGGACA ACTGATTCAGCAAAATTTTTCAAACAAGCTGCATCCGATCCACTCAAAGTCTTGAGCTGGCTCCGAAAAGATCTCGAAAGATGTGCACTTGGAATCCAGGATGTGCTGAAGTCTACCAGTAAACAAAAGGCTTGTGAGAACTCAAGGGAACCATCAATAGGTGGGCAGAGCATCCAAATGCGCAATGCACCCTCACCAGGTGGTTTCAGTGTCTATGATGAGCAGTTTAGCATGGATGTTAGATCCAACAGTGGGTCACCTGATTTTCATATGGAGATGAAAGCAACCTCAAGTCaaaaggaaccaaaggacatagAAGGTCAGCTAACTTCTGCAGATACCAAGCAAGGTGTGGATGAAGTCTCTTTTTATGTTAACAGACTCTCTAACCTTGTCATTGCAATGGCACGTAAAGAGATTAATGACAAGACAGATGGCACTGATAAGTGTATACACAAGTCACTTTTCGCCTCTCTTGGGGAACCAGGTCACAAGTCTACTGGAGTAGGCACAAATGAAGGCAAAAATAATCCATCCGAGAATTCAACTCATATTACTATGAAGGAAACCAAATATGAAGAGAATCCATCTTccaagaagaaaacatttttttataaagaaGTAGATGAACAATCTTCAGTCAGAAATGAGCAGAGTAATGAAAGAAGGTCAGCACACAGTGAGAACAGATCATGTCATCATAAAAAACGCTTTGGCCCAGATGAATTTACGAATACTTTAAGCAAAGGGATTCTGGTTTATGCCAATAATGTGGTTTCAGATATGATGGTCTCAGTTATGAAGACCATGAAAGTTGAAGTGAATGACTCAAGCATAGCTTGTGTGGTGCTGAAAAAGGTGATACTAAAGCACTCCAAGGAGGTAGTTTCAGACTTAATAGATTCCTGTATGAAAAATTTACACAATGTTACAGGGACACTCATGACTGACTCAGATTTTGTTTCTGCAGTTAAGCGGAGCCTATTCAGTCAAGGAAGTCATAAGGCTGCAGAAATAGTACAAGCAATGCTAAATCGTTTACATTCTACCTTAATAGTGCAAAAACCAGCAGGAGATAAGTCCCAGTCTCAAAGCCTTGCATATGCATCTGTAAAGACGGGTTCACGAGCAGCAGATGCAAAGGCTCAGAACTTGAGGTTTTCAGCAACAAAAACTGAAACAGTtaccaaagagaaagaaaaagaaattaccTGTGCAGAAACAGTAGGTAACCACATAATTAAACATGGGCTTACTCTATGGCATCAAAACCAACAAAAATGCAACAGATGCTCGAAGTCTCAGCCTTCAGCAAGGGAAGCTGAATCTAAACCTCCAGAAAATCCACACTGGAGTTCAGAAATTCAGAACATGACCAAAACATCCGGAGATGCATGGGCAAAAGATCTGATTGTGACTGCACTATTGTTGATACAGTATCATCTAATCCAACAGGAGAACGCAGGCAAGGGCACAGCTGAAGGGGGCATAACTAACAAAGCAGGTACCACTTCATTTGGATTCCTCTCACATGAGTCCCATGAAAAAGGTGGTTGCAGTAGTTTCAGACCATCTTCAGCAAAAGATCAGGATGCATCAAAGCAAAGTGATGAATCAGGTTCCCAGGAGTCAGAACTTCACAAGCGGAACCCTGAAAATGACATGTCCAGTGTCATATTAATGCTCATCCGAAAATTAATAAATGAAACTGGTTGCAAAATAGAAGGCCAGCAAGGAAATTCCATGATAGATGAAACAAACAGGAATCCTGGCAAAACCTCTGAGGGACATGCCTTTTCAGAAGTTGAACAGTCCTGTGAAGAGGCTATATCTGGACTGACAAAAATTATTACTGATCAGTTTGACATAAGTGGAAAAGAGGGGGGCAGCGGGCAATTTGTTGACAGTTTGGTGGATACAGTGACAAAGTTGTGTCTTATGATAGCCAAATACAGCAACCCACAGTCTGCTCTAGCAGAGATAGGGGACAGGGAAGATGGCACAGGATCTGTGGATTCCAAGGGCACAGGAACCGCTGAGGCTGGGCTTGGATCAGGTGAAGACAGTGCATCCGGTCGCAAAGTGGTAGTGGTGAATCAGAATCCTTCCGAGAGCTTACATAACAAACAGCTCCAAGCACTCCTCCAGTGGGTAGCAGCCTCTCAGACAAATGTGCCTGTATTGTATTTCTTGGATGAGGATGATGAGTTTCTGAATAAG CTTCAACAACTGTCATCAATAGCAGTGGAGAAGGGGTACAGCGTGGGGGAAGTCATACAAGCAGTGCTGAAgtatgagaaagaaaaacaactggGCGAGGCCCTGGGAAATTTTGTTCGGTTGCCAGTGCTGGACTGGCTGCTTAATAACCTGTGA